The sequence tatataaggtGATATAAGTCAATTTACATCcgttattattttttccttatgcAAAAAAAGCAAACGTATCAAGTAATTCGAGACGGAGAGAGTATGTAATTATCCTTTTCAAGACCAACACACCTATTGAATCCATAAGTGATATCGAAAGAGGAATAAATTGTATGCAAACCTTATCATTTCCTATTTGTGTTCcctaaatagaaaagaaaaaaataaaagggactTGATTTCCTATTTCCTGTTCTTGTGGGGGTTGAAAAAGAATTAAGCCATAGTTAAACCGTCTACTCTTTGCCCTAACAGAAGCTCAAACTCAATTACGTTGTACGAGCTATGGGGAAGACAGCAAGGGGAGTGGGAGAAGAAGAAGCCGATAAATCGACTGGGAAAGAAGGGTTCAAGCTACTGGGCGACCCGAAATTCAAGAAATTGGAGAATGGCCGATTCAAATGTGTTCAAACGGGGCATGAGCTGCCTGAACATGCGAAGGAGTCTTATGCTCAGAGCAAACACTGTCGATTGGGGCTAATTGATGCTGCTCTTTCTAGGAATAAACCCCCTCTCAATATGTTTAACCAAGATCCTCTTAATCggtaattgattttttttttttaattaattgttcTACTAGGGTTTTGTATATAAATGCCTTTTAGCTAATTTATTGGTAGAGTCGATGTATTGTTTCgtaaaaaaaatgattcttttGAAGTAGTACTATAGTAAGTATTATTTGAATGGTCTTGCCCTGGCTCGAACGTGTGACCTCCTGATGATATGGCAGCAACAATTTTATGCTAAGACACTGTGGTAATAATTGAACCTTATTAGGAGCCTATAGAATGAGTGAATTGCTCTAGGATAGGGGAAAATGATCCTCCCTCTGTTTCAGTTTGTTTGTCTGGTCCTTGATACGgagattaagaaagtaaagaagacttttgatgccctttaatcttgtgaacGTAAATATGCTATGTGGAAAGTTAGAATCAAAGGtttgtcaaaaaaggaaagagacattctttttgaaactaACTAAAAAGGTAAGACACACAAATTGAAACTGGTTGAGTAGTTAAtttgaaagtggagaaagtggaacTATTAAATAGGATTGTACTAGAAACAGCTACATTTGTTCTTCTCTGTTCCTTTCTCACGAGCTTTCGACCTTTGTCATTATATTGCGCTCTCAAGTGATGGAGAAGAGTTCTTCTCATAAAAAAGTGATGGAGAagagtttataaatttaaagtataTTTCAGGGTGGTTTGTTTCATCATTTCTATTAGCATAATGGGATATACACCTTGAACATTGGAAATTCAATTTAAAGCATATATACGGTCGTTGAATTGTGACAAGTTGTAGTAGTCTTCTGGAATACTTTTGATATACAAACAGAAATTGGTCAATTGTTGCTTTCCAGGAGCaaaatctattggaaattatgGTGGAAAATCAGATATTTGCCTGCTTCTCTTGTTCTTCTGCTTGTTTTAATCTGTAGTGTAATTTAGTGTTCAATTCTTGCAGGTCAAAATTGATATGTAAATTAACAGGAGATACAGTTAATAAGTCGGAGGAGCACATATGGAAGCATATGAATGGAAAACGTTTTCTCAGAATGTTAGGTTTGTTATGCGCCCCTGTTGCTACTTATTTGTTTATAGGGAGGTCCGTGTATGTGTATTATATTCTTGTGCATTCTACTGAGTACCACTAATGACATGCACTAATTTGAACAGAGAAaaaggaaactgaaactgaaatgGAAAACGGAGGGCTAGAAAAGCAAGGAGAAAATGAAGCAGCTAAGAAGGTGGATAGCAAAGCTAGTCGTCGGGacaaaaagaagaacaaaaagaaagaaacggAAGATGCTAGCAAGGTTATATCCGAAGTAAGGGATTCTTCTGGAAAGAACAGTGACTCGGAAGAAGATACCGAGTTTTGGATGCCTCCTGTTGGTGCTCGTTGGGACTATGACAATGGAGGTGATCGATGGGGATCTGGTTCTGAATCAggacaagaagatgatgatgctATTGGGGAAGGTATGtgttataattaattttaaaaaaggaataGGGTGGAAATTGCCAAATTCCCGTGTATATCTCTGTATGGAAGATAGATACATAAATACCTACATCGCATGCAAAATTTGGTGATGGCAAGGCAGAAGCTTTAACGATGTTCTTGCACAATCAACCTTTTAATGGAATGTGGTATCTGTCTCTTGTTTTGCTGTGCTAGATTATATTCTTTTCATA comes from Capsicum annuum cultivar UCD-10X-F1 chromosome 2, UCD10Xv1.1, whole genome shotgun sequence and encodes:
- the LOC107860701 gene encoding surfeit locus protein 2: MGKTARGVGEEEADKSTGKEGFKLLGDPKFKKLENGRFKCVQTGHELPEHAKESYAQSKHCRLGLIDAALSRNKPPLNMFNQDPLNRSKLICKLTGDTVNKSEEHIWKHMNGKRFLRMLEKKETETEMENGGLEKQGENEAAKKVDSKASRRDKKKNKKKETEDASKVISEVRDSSGKNSDSEEDTEFWMPPVGARWDYDNGGDRWGSGSESGQEDDDAIGEDGVTEEDNNDAKELSKRAKRMSLEIGPSSFASRKKKKKTSAT